From Apium graveolens cultivar Ventura chromosome 9, ASM990537v1, whole genome shotgun sequence, the proteins below share one genomic window:
- the LOC141685931 gene encoding uncharacterized protein LOC141685931, producing the protein MDGASNGDGAGAGIELISPEAHKIRRATHLAFHTTNNDAEYEALINGLKLALEMKVENLNVFSDSMIVVYQINGGYHAKEPRTELYLKYAQRIITSFNEVRLELIPCGQNEGADELAKLGSRREATFLGIVPLDIQRQPSMPEHEVGSLSNELGPMWMTHILAYIKEGSLPVEKNEARRIKYKTARYVIYDGILYRRGFSMPLLKCIDGDECNYILREVHEGICGNHSGVAL; encoded by the coding sequence ATGGATGGGGCCTCTAATGGTGATGGAGCAGGAGCTGGAATTGAGCTAATCAGCCCAGAGGCACACAAGATCAGACGTGCGACCCATCTGGCCTTTCATACAACCAACAACGATGCTGAGTATGAGGCCCTGATCAACGGTCTCAAGCTAGCTTTGGAAATGAAGGTGGAGAATTTGAATGTGTTTAGTGACTCCATGATTGTGGTCTATCAGATAAACGGGGGGTATCATGCTAAGGAGCCGAGAACAGAGCTTTACCTGAAGTATGCACAGAGGATAATCACGAGTTTCAACGAGGTGAGGCTGGAACTAATCCCGTGTGGACAGAATGAAGGCGCGGATGAGCTAGCTAAGCTCGGCTCACGCCGTGAGGCCACTTTTCTAGGGATCGTGCCCCTTGATATACAGAGGCAACCTAGTATGCCCGAGCACGAGGTGGGCAGCCTCAGTAATGAGCTCGGCCCCATGTGGATGACACATATTCTAGCATACATAAAAGAAGGTTCACTTCCGGTGGAAAAGAATGAGGCAAGGAGGATAAAATACAAAACAGCCCGCTATGTGATATATGATGGGATCCTATACAGAAGAGGGTTCAGTATGCCTCTCCTCAAATGCATAGATGGGGATGAATGCAACTATATCCTAAGGGAAGTACACGAAGGCATTTGTGGTAATCACTCGggggtagctctctag
- the LOC141685932 gene encoding uncharacterized protein LOC141685932 yields the protein MEREKRGPPASAASSPFTAAIRSSPLPRVFRHNPDLLFNGEADPVEYLIQFNTEMEVYQVSEMTRCRLFTASLRGSAQQWFSKLGPASIRTWRQLEDLLVRQFQFTLYYSPPVATLANIKQREGEPLAEYFRRFNAEVPEVRGASEETIKNFLIAGLKEGSKFWKSLQVSEPRTLVEFYEQAEPFKRVEKSMKELKISESYRDKRDRSSSPDERRKTYRRSLSPKKSVRGKETAKDSGRPYTSKWQTHTPLVASIDHIYAIYAGKGVFRKATPLTDYNKRDTWKYCAYHEATEHDTTDCRQLKDEIEMLIR from the coding sequence ATGGAGCGAGAGAAGAGAGGGCCCCCAGCCTCGGCTGCCTCCTCTCCGTTTACGGCTGCTATCCGATCATCCCCCCTACCTCGGGTATTTAGGCACAACCCCGACCTTCTATTCAACGGCGAAGCCGACCCGGTGGAGTACCTTATACAATTTAACACTGAGATGGAAGTCTATCAGGTGTCGGAGATGACCCGCTGCAGACTCTTCACGGCATCACTCAGAGgtagtgcccaacaatggttctccaagttgggACCGGCTAGCATAAGGACGTGGAGACAATTGGAGGACTTGCTCGTCAGACAATTTCAGTTCACCCTCTACTACTCACCTCCTGTGGCCACGTTAGCCAACATCAAGCAAAGGGAGGGGGAGCCCCTGGCAGAATACTTTCGTCGGTTCAACGCCGAGGTCCCCGAGGTGAGGGGAGCCAGTGAGGAGACCATCAAGAATTTCTTGATAGCAGGGTTGAAAGAAGGATCGAAAttttggaagagcctccaagTAAGTGAGCCAAGAACCTTGGTCGAGTTCTATGAGCAAGCTGAACCCTTTAAGAGGGTAGAGAAGTCGATGAAAGAGCTGAAAATCAGCGAGAGCTATCGAGACAAGAGGGACCGATCCTCAAGCCCTGACGAGAGGAGGAAGACATATCGGCGTAGTTTGAGCCCAAAAAAGTCTGTCCGGGGCAAAGAGACCGCCAAAGATTCGGGAAGGCCTTATACAAGCAAATGGCAGACACACACCCCTCTGGTAGCCTCTAtcgaccatatatatgctatataTGCTGGGAAGGGGGTATTCAGGAAGGCAACCCCTCTCACAGACTATAATAAAAGGGACACTTGGAAATATTGTGCATACCATGAGGCCACCGAGCACGATACAACTGATTGTAGACAACTGAAGGATGAGATCGAGATGTTGATAAGATAA